TTGCGCGGTTGTGTACCGAAAATAATATACTTCACCTTCGCTGAATCCAGCAAACGGATCATCTCATTGAAGTTGTCCATGATCTCATCATCTGTATAATCATATGCCACATCATTGGTTGGATATGACATGATCACCAGCGCAGGCCGGAAAGATAATGCAGCTGTAATGTTGTGAAGGGTATCAGTCGCAGGGCGACCAGGTTTAGTAAAGCTCTTGGGAATACCCTGGTAAGTGGTGAGCCCGACTATGCCAAGGTTGAAATAAGTTAGGACCCGCTTATTATCCTTTGTAGACAGCTTTAACCTGTTTACCCAGGAAGAATCGGTTGGATTGGCTCCCATGCCTGCGGCAGTGGAAGAACCAATAATAACAATGGTGGCGGAATCTGCCTTTGCAGGAGCCGGGTTAATCGGTGTTGTTGGAGTTGTCCCGGGTTCTTTTATGTCAGCATTCTCATTTTTACCACATGCAATGAACAAGGTTGCCAGCGTAAAGCAACAATATAGGTAACGTTTCACGGCGGTAAAGTTATGATTCGATGATAAATCACTGTTCACACCTTCATGCTATGCTGCATGGTATATATAATTAATTTATTATCAACTTATATGCATTACTGATTTTGAATCATTAGCAGTGATTAAAAGCCTGCTAACCAGTCTCTACAACTCTTCTACCCCTCATCCAGTACGCTTCAAATTTTATTTGTACTGGTTTTCCGCTTATATCGTGTCACCTTCACCTCTGCCGGGTTCAATTCATGAAAACCGACACCCAAAAATCGCTCTACCAATTTCCCCGGCACCCTCAAATCTTTCGCAAACCTTACCATTTCCCTGATCTCTTGTGGCGACAATCCATCTTCTTCCATTTCTTCCAATTCCTCCTCTTCAAATAACGGCTCATCCGGCGCCTCCTGCTCCTCCAACAACGGATTGCCAAATTCAAAATACACCTCCTCCTCTGAGCCATATTTAGTACGAATCCGGGTACCTTCTTTAAACACTGCATATCCATACACCCCCACCGTCGAATTCTCAAGCAATACACCTATCTCCGTCTCCGGAAATATATCTATTATTGCCTTTGCCTGTACGCCCAATCCTGCAGATAAAAACTCAAAAGGCAACTCCCTGTCCACTAAAATCAAACAACCATTATATTCACCCGCAAACAACGTTTCCGGTTTATTTGTCTCAAATAAATTTACTTCCTGCTCAGGTTCGAAATCTTTTAACAAAAGATCTTTGTCGTAAGCGCCTTTTACAAACACATAATATTTATTCCATGCCATGTACAACTACTTTATTAAACCGGTGTAATGTACCTTCTTTTTTAGATAAAGGCCAGCAATCAGATTATCGGGCTTTAATCATTAAAATCACCAGCCGTCGACTCATCAACCTCATTTACAAAACCAGTATCTTCGCCTCTCAAAATTCAACAAACAATGAACACCCCAATCACCTATGTCGAAGGCGATCTGCTGGTAGCCGCAAAAGCTGGAAAATTCGATGCCATTGTACACGGCTGTAACTGCTTCTGCACCCAAAAAAAGGGCATAGCTGCCCTTATCGCCAAAGCTTTCGGTTCAGACAAATTCCCCCTTGAAGCAAAGCATTACAAGGGCGACCGAACTAAACCCGGCAAAATAGATTACCAAACAATAACCCTTCCCAGCCAACAGCCGCTCACTATCATCAACGCCTATACTCAATACGACTACAGGGGCGAAAAACCTTTCGACCCTCTCGCATTCCGGCATTGCATGCAGGCAATAAACAGCCGGTTCAAAGGCGCACATATTGGCATGCCTTTGATCGGTGCTGGTCTTGCGGGCGGAGATTGGGATGAAATCAGTAAAATAATTGCGGCAGAATTAACAAACTGTCAGGTCACAGTAGTCCGTTTACAGCAACGATAACCGTTGTTCTAATAATTTGATCTTACCTGTCCAATAACCCTTTGCTTCTTCTTTTTCTTTGTTGGTTTCCTGTCGCAACTGTTGCAATTCACCATTGTAAATGGTAATCAAACCGTTCAGATGCGTCTTCAATCCTTCCTTCGTATTTGGGATATACCCGGGTCCGGAGCAACCGCAAGAGTGAAATGCGATGCCCACTGAATATAATACACGCAGGTGTTCCCATGCCTTAATTTTTCCTTTTCCAGGAGCTTCGAAATCCATGCCCATATCAGCCATCAGCTCCCCACAATCGGGACACTTGGCCAGCTTGGCATGTGCATGTCCACCCGTTCCGGAACAGGAACAGTCATCAGAAATTCGCCTCTTAAAGGTCTTACGGCATTTAAAACAAGCATAGTGTGGCTTGTATACGGAAAATCCATATCGACACATATATACAGTTAATTAGGGTAAAGTGATGCAAAGATACTACGCTCCTGCCATAGCATTTCTTTATAAAATGTTATAATTTGTCAATGCAATTGTCTTTGTTCCTGACCTATGCAGTAGCCGTAATAAAAAAAACCGGCATTACAAAATGCCGCTTTTAATGTAGTCAGTTATTGATCATCAACTCCAGCAAACGCAATGGGGGCCAGTACCTTTGGCAGGATGCCGTTCGACAATAAACCTGGTATATTATTTTTAGTCTTTAAAATCCATCAAGTATTTTTTATCTTCATTTCATGAGTACCACCTATCAACCCATTAATTGCGACTACTACGATCGTTTGGAGGCCTGGGCCACTATGCGCACCATCTGCCTCATCCGGTTTACATCCGAAGAAGGGCAGGTGCAGGAAGTCTCCTCGCGCATCGCCGATCTCTTCGTCCTTGAAAAAGTGGAATATATGCGTCTTGAAAACGGCGTTGTATTAAGACTTGATACCCTTATCGACGTCAATAATATCCCCCTACCCAATCAATGTTAAAGGAACAACCGCCAGTACAGGCATAAAATTAATAACACCCCATACACCAAAACGTTCAATTTACCCCCCTTCCAGGTCGGTTTACCTGCATACGCAACAGCACCAATGGCAAATACATATACAGCGATGCATACGCTACCACTTCATCCTGTTTACCAGTTTCAAACCAGATGGAAAATCTTACATTTACAATATGTCAGCACAAAAGGAAATCATCATCATTGGGGCCGGCGCTGCTGGTCTTATGGCAGCTAAAGAACTCTCCACTCAATACAACGTCACCATACTCGAAGCGCGGCCACAAGCGGGTGGCAGAACGACTACCCGCTACCCTGCGCCCGGTATTCATATTGAAACCGGTGCTGAATTCATACATGGCGAACTGCCCATCACCCTGTCTTTGTTACAGGAAGCTGGCATTCCTTATCACCCCATCAATGGTGAAATGGCCCTCGCAGAAAATGGAGAGCTCAAACAGGAAGAAAGCTGGATGGAAGACTGGGATAACCTGATCGGACATATGGGTAAAGCTGCTGAAACAACCACCATGCAGCAATTGCTGGATCAATATTACCCTGCCAGTCAATTTGCAGCACTTCGTAATCATGTACAGGGATATGTGGAAGGATACGACCTCGCTGACCTGAACAAGGTAAGCGTAAAATATCTGTACGATGAATGGACACTGGAACAAGGCACCAACTTCAGAATTGAAAACGGCTACACAGCCCTGATCAATTACCTTGGCAAAGGATGTAATATTATCACGAACCAAACCGTGCAAAACATCTCATGGCAGCCGGGTAAGGTAACGGTCACTTCACAGAACCAGACTTACACCGCACACAAAGTACTCGTCACCGTTCCTATCAACATCTTACAAAACGAAAGCATACAGTTTTCTCCTGCTCTTCCTGCATACACAGCAGCAGCACAGCAGATCGGATGGGGAACCGTTATTAAGTTCAACCTGCTCTTCAAACAGGCTTTCTGGAAAAGAGATATCGGGTTTGTGTTAAGTGATGAAGATGTGCCGGTATGGTGGACGCAATCTGAA
This Chitinophaga sancti DNA region includes the following protein-coding sequences:
- a CDS encoding SGNH/GDSL hydrolase family protein — translated: MKRYLYCCFTLATLFIACGKNENADIKEPGTTPTTPINPAPAKADSATIVIIGSSTAAGMGANPTDSSWVNRLKLSTKDNKRVLTYFNLGIVGLTTYQGIPKSFTKPGRPATDTLHNITAALSFRPALVIMSYPTNDVAYDYTDDEIMDNFNEMIRLLDSAKVKYIIFGTQPRNFPDVAYRTRLKNLNVKMQVAFGEHFSNVYDTLAAEDGTIRAAVAYSDGVHVNNTGHNILYHKIADHAIFQGVIQ
- a CDS encoding macro domain-containing protein encodes the protein MNTPITYVEGDLLVAAKAGKFDAIVHGCNCFCTQKKGIAALIAKAFGSDKFPLEAKHYKGDRTKPGKIDYQTITLPSQQPLTIINAYTQYDYRGEKPFDPLAFRHCMQAINSRFKGAHIGMPLIGAGLAGGDWDEISKIIAAELTNCQVTVVRLQQR
- a CDS encoding NAD(P)/FAD-dependent oxidoreductase gives rise to the protein MSAQKEIIIIGAGAAGLMAAKELSTQYNVTILEARPQAGGRTTTRYPAPGIHIETGAEFIHGELPITLSLLQEAGIPYHPINGEMALAENGELKQEESWMEDWDNLIGHMGKAAETTTMQQLLDQYYPASQFAALRNHVQGYVEGYDLADLNKVSVKYLYDEWTLEQGTNFRIENGYTALINYLGKGCNIITNQTVQNISWQPGKVTVTSQNQTYTAHKVLVTVPINILQNESIQFSPALPAYTAAAQQIGWGTVIKFNLLFKQAFWKRDIGFVLSDEDVPVWWTQSEDSLILTGWLGGPNAAGPQPDLLAKALNSLSKIFNATNIADLLDQSFIHNWSTEQAIHGGYSYGMPDSEKAKAVLTTPVADTIYFAGEALYTGDSPGTVEAALQSGKEMAIKIKEGV